A stretch of DNA from Maridesulfovibrio sp.:
AGAGTTCCGGATGTTCCGGATTGGTGCCGAGAGTATCGTATCTCCAGCAGCGGCTGCATTTTTCGCCCTGAGCCTTTTCCACCTTGATTTTCAGCCCTTCCAGTTCTTCGCATACGACTGCGTCTTCACCTGCTTCGGACAGGGGCTTAACCTCTACACCGGAAACAATGAAGAATTCGCGTTTTTCAACGCCCTCAAGGGCTGCGGCAATTTCTTCATCAGCAAAGAGGGTGATTTTGGTATCAAGCGAATGGCCGATGATTTTTTCTCTGCGCATGGGTTCGATAGCCTTGGTTACCTCGGTACGCACATCAAGGAGCAGTTCCCAGCGTTTGCGTGCGGCTGCATCAAGGCCGGTGGTGAGGAGCTTCGGACGCAGTGCAAAAACAGTTTCCGTATCTTCTTTCATTTCGTCCGGAAGATAGGAATATGCTTCCTCGGCGGTGAAGGAGAGTACCGGGGCCATGTCCATCAGCAGCATGAGGATGGTCTGCCAGAGCACGGTCTGTGCCGAGCGGCGTTCCAGACTCTTTTCACCGGAGACGTAAAGCCTGTCCTTGATGATATCAAGGTAGAAGGCCGAGAGGTCGGTGGTGCAGAGGTTATGCAGGGTGTGGTAGACCTTGTGGAATTCGAAATTGCTGTATGCCTTCTGAATGACCTCGTGTTCACGTTTGACCAGGTCGAGCGCGAAGAGGTCCAGAGGCAGCATCTGTTCCGGGCTCACTGCATCGGTTTCAGGATTGAAACCGTTCAGGTTGCCGAGCAGATAACGGCAGGTGTTGCGAATACGGCGATAGGTATCCACCATGCGGTTCAGGATTTCGTCCGAGATGCGCACATCTTCCTGATAGTTTACAGCGGAAACCCACATGCGCAGGATTTCGGCGCCGTGTTTGTCGATGATTTCCTGCGGGGCGATAACGTTGCCGATGGATTTGGACATCTTGCGACCGTCCTTGTCCACTACGTAGCCGTGGGTCAGTACGGTTTTGTAGGGCGGTACTCCGCGTGTTCCGACGGAAGCCAGCAGCGAGCTGTGGAACCAGCCGCGATGCTGGTCCGATCCTTCAAGGTAAAGGTCGGCCGGAAATCTGTTCTCGGGGCGTTTTTCCACAACAGCGGCAAAGCTGGTGCCGGAGTCGAACCAGACATCAAGGATGTCGGTTTCCTTGGCCCAGTGGGTGCCTCCGCATTTGGGGCATTTGAGTCCTGCGGGAGCGATTTCCTCCACCGGTTTTTCAAACCAGTAGTCGCAGCCGCGTTCATGCTTTTCAAACTCATCAACTACCGAGAATACCCATTTCGGATCATTGTAGACTTCGTCGCAGTCCTGGCAGATGAGTGCGATTATGGGCACGCCCCAGTTGCGCTGGCGGGAGATACACCAGTCCGGGCGGTTTTCGATCATATTGTAGATGCGGTCTTCACCCCAGGCTGGAACCCATTTGACATCGTCACGGATGGCCTTCAGGGCCTTGCCGCGCAGATTGTTTTCTTCCATGGAGATAAACCACTGGGTGGTAGCGCGGAAGATTACCGGCTCCTTGCAGCGCCAGCAGTGAGGGTAGGAGTGGGTGATGTTTTCTTTTGCCAGCAGATTGCCTACTTCCTCAAGCTTTTCAATTACCTTGGGATTGGCTTCAAATACATTGAGTCCGGCAAAGAATTCAACATCCTTGAGGAACACACCGTCGTTGTTCATGGGGGAGTAGATTTCAAGGCCGTAGCGCATGCCTGTTTCAAAGTCTTCACGACCGTGTCCGGGAGCGGTGTGGACGCATCCGGTACCGCTGTCCAGTGTTACGTAGTCGGCCAGAACGACTGGAGATTCGCGGTCGTAAATGGGATGCTTTGCAACAACCCCTTCAAGAGCAGCGCCGGCAACTTTGCCGATGATTTCGTATTTATCCCAGCCGAATGATTCCGCGCAGACGGGCAGCAGCCTTTCTGCGAGTATGTAAAAGTTTCCGTCTACTACGGTAACGCAGTATTCGAATTCAGGGTGAACGGCCACGGCCATGTTGTCCGGAATCGTCCACGGAGTGGTTGTCCAGATGCAGATGTAGGTACGGGCGAGATCCACCTTGGCGGCAGTATCTTCCGGTAGCGCTTTCAGCAGCTTTTCGTCATTGAGCGGAAAACGGACGTATATGGAAGGAGAGGTGTGATCTTCGTATTCAACCTCGGCTTCGGCCAGAGCGGTACGGCATGAGCAGCACCAGTGGATGGGCTTTTTGCCGCGCACCACGGAACCTTTTTCCATGAAACGTCCCAGTTCGCGGGCTGTTGCCGCTTCATATTCCGGTTTCATGGTCAGGTACGGGTCTTCCCAGTTGCCGAGCACGCCGAGTCTCTTGAATTCCTTGCGCTGGGTATCTACAAATCCTTTCGCGTATTCGCGGCAGAGTTTACGGATGACTATTGTGGGCAGGTCTTTTTTCTTTTTTTTCAGTTCCTGCTCCACCTTGTGTTCAATGGGCAGGCCGTGGCAGTCCCATCCGGGAACATACTCGGCTTTCTGGCCCTGCATGTTGCGCGATTTTACAATGATGTCCTTGAGGACCTTGTTCATGGCCGTACCCATATGGATATGCCCGTTGGCATACGGGGGGCCGTCGTGGAGGACGTATCTTTCGGCATCGGCATTTGCCTCAACCATTTTATTGTATACGGAAATTTCCTCCCAGCGTTTGAGCATTTCCGGCTCGCGCTGTTTGAGGTTTGCCTTCATGGGAAATTTGGTCTTGGGCAGACACAGAGTCTTTTTATAATCGCTCATGGCTTGAAAAGTCCTCCGGAACTCTTTTGTGGTGCTATATTAAAGGCTGTTTAAGAAAATAAACTGCCGGGATACGGTGTATAAAAACAAAGTCCATGAGTACAATACGTTACTATCGAAATGAACAAAATTCCGTATCCTGTGGATAAAAAAACGGCCTATCCGGCGCTGGTTTGAAAAATAAAAAATGCTCG
This window harbors:
- the ileS gene encoding isoleucine--tRNA ligase, yielding MSDYKKTLCLPKTKFPMKANLKQREPEMLKRWEEISVYNKMVEANADAERYVLHDGPPYANGHIHMGTAMNKVLKDIIVKSRNMQGQKAEYVPGWDCHGLPIEHKVEQELKKKKKDLPTIVIRKLCREYAKGFVDTQRKEFKRLGVLGNWEDPYLTMKPEYEAATARELGRFMEKGSVVRGKKPIHWCCSCRTALAEAEVEYEDHTSPSIYVRFPLNDEKLLKALPEDTAAKVDLARTYICIWTTTPWTIPDNMAVAVHPEFEYCVTVVDGNFYILAERLLPVCAESFGWDKYEIIGKVAGAALEGVVAKHPIYDRESPVVLADYVTLDSGTGCVHTAPGHGREDFETGMRYGLEIYSPMNNDGVFLKDVEFFAGLNVFEANPKVIEKLEEVGNLLAKENITHSYPHCWRCKEPVIFRATTQWFISMEENNLRGKALKAIRDDVKWVPAWGEDRIYNMIENRPDWCISRQRNWGVPIIALICQDCDEVYNDPKWVFSVVDEFEKHERGCDYWFEKPVEEIAPAGLKCPKCGGTHWAKETDILDVWFDSGTSFAAVVEKRPENRFPADLYLEGSDQHRGWFHSSLLASVGTRGVPPYKTVLTHGYVVDKDGRKMSKSIGNVIAPQEIIDKHGAEILRMWVSAVNYQEDVRISDEILNRMVDTYRRIRNTCRYLLGNLNGFNPETDAVSPEQMLPLDLFALDLVKREHEVIQKAYSNFEFHKVYHTLHNLCTTDLSAFYLDIIKDRLYVSGEKSLERRSAQTVLWQTILMLLMDMAPVLSFTAEEAYSYLPDEMKEDTETVFALRPKLLTTGLDAAARKRWELLLDVRTEVTKAIEPMRREKIIGHSLDTKITLFADEEIAAALEGVEKREFFIVSGVEVKPLSEAGEDAVVCEELEGLKIKVEKAQGEKCSRCWRYDTLGTNPEHPELCPRCAGVLAGE